The following proteins are encoded in a genomic region of Saccharopolyspora antimicrobica:
- a CDS encoding CGNR zinc finger domain-containing protein — MKIDFSDYVRGAALAADLVNSAPEVRRISGEVLVDAAALGRFLTERGIGPEREPVAEDLVRVLELRRELRAVLEARDEDGVAEAAGELVRRASTGPVLGRDADGRWQWQVETAPRASLADELAVLAGLGLLGALRALGHERFRPCASPVCDGVFVDTSKAGRRRYCTPGLCGNRINVANHRARHRERG, encoded by the coding sequence TTGAAAATAGATTTCAGCGATTACGTGCGTGGTGCGGCGCTGGCGGCCGATCTCGTCAACAGCGCCCCGGAGGTGCGCCGCATCAGTGGTGAAGTGCTGGTCGACGCCGCTGCGCTGGGGCGATTCCTCACCGAACGGGGCATCGGTCCCGAGCGTGAGCCGGTGGCGGAAGATCTCGTCCGAGTGCTCGAACTCCGCCGCGAGCTGCGCGCCGTCCTCGAAGCGCGGGACGAGGACGGCGTCGCGGAAGCGGCGGGGGAACTGGTTCGGCGGGCGAGCACCGGGCCCGTCCTCGGGCGCGACGCCGATGGCAGGTGGCAGTGGCAGGTCGAGACGGCTCCGCGCGCGTCCCTCGCCGACGAACTCGCGGTGCTCGCCGGGCTCGGCCTGCTGGGCGCACTGCGCGCGCTGGGGCACGAGCGCTTCCGGCCGTGCGCTTCGCCGGTGTGCGACGGGGTTTTCGTCGACACCAGCAAGGCGGGTCGCCGTCGCTACTGCACGCCGGGCCTGTGCGGGAACCGCATCAACGTCGCCAATCACCGGGCCAGGCACCGCGAACGGGGTTGA
- a CDS encoding CPBP family intramembrane glutamic endopeptidase, which produces MVNRVQTGRVVGLRSLIGRYQLTSFFVLALGLSWIAWTPYVLSKNGIGAEDFEFPEVLGTSQFLGMLPGAYLGPICAAFIVTAVAGGRPGLRRWAGRLLRWRVNWKWYVLAVVGVPVALIIGSIPFAGLENMAVPPAMVLVSIVPGLVLQVLTTGIAEEPGWRDFALPLMQPRFGPLLGTVLLGVIWGIWHLPLFLTEWGGYPNVTWVDPVEFTISCIAISIVMTWVFNRTGESLPIALLLHGSINNFFSIAWGFIFPTLGDSHRASAHIILVVFGAAACVLLVTTRGRLGYKPSDVETDTPDATMRASA; this is translated from the coding sequence GTGGTCAATCGTGTGCAAACCGGCCGCGTGGTCGGCTTGCGTTCGCTCATCGGTCGTTACCAGTTGACAAGCTTCTTCGTGCTGGCGCTCGGATTGAGCTGGATCGCCTGGACACCGTATGTGCTGTCCAAGAACGGCATCGGTGCGGAAGACTTCGAATTTCCCGAGGTCCTGGGCACATCGCAGTTCCTCGGCATGCTGCCCGGCGCCTATCTTGGCCCGATCTGCGCCGCATTCATCGTCACTGCCGTCGCGGGCGGGCGGCCTGGGCTACGTCGGTGGGCCGGGCGTTTGCTGAGGTGGCGGGTCAACTGGAAGTGGTATGTCCTAGCGGTCGTCGGTGTTCCGGTCGCTCTCATCATCGGCTCCATTCCGTTCGCCGGCTTGGAGAACATGGCCGTCCCGCCCGCGATGGTGCTGGTGTCCATTGTGCCCGGACTCGTTCTGCAGGTGCTCACGACCGGCATCGCCGAGGAACCCGGCTGGCGTGACTTCGCGCTGCCGCTGATGCAGCCGCGGTTCGGCCCGCTGCTCGGTACGGTCCTGCTCGGCGTGATCTGGGGCATCTGGCACCTGCCGCTGTTCCTGACGGAGTGGGGCGGTTACCCCAACGTCACGTGGGTGGATCCTGTCGAGTTCACCATTTCTTGCATTGCCATCAGCATCGTCATGACCTGGGTGTTCAACCGCACCGGCGAAAGCCTGCCGATCGCGTTGTTGTTGCACGGCAGCATCAACAACTTCTTCTCTATCGCGTGGGGTTTCATATTCCCCACCCTCGGTGATTCGCACCGGGCATCGGCTCACATCATCCTCGTCGTCTTCGGCGCAGCCGCCTGCGTGCTGCTCGTGACGACCCGAGGCAGGCTCGGATACAAGCCGTCGGACGTGGAAACCGACACGCCGGACGCGACGATGCGCGCCTCGGCGTGA
- the pruA gene encoding L-glutamate gamma-semialdehyde dehydrogenase: MDAITSVPVPYNEPVKGYAPGSPERESLQKRVAELESEQVELTQTIGGVQRLAGGDRFDVVQPHDHAHVLGTAAQATREDVAAAVQAAKDAAPAWAATSFDERAAVLLRAADLLAGPWRDTINAATILGQSKSVQQAEIDAACEFIDFLRFNVHYARQIIAEQPRSVPGEWNRMDYRPLDGFVTAITPFNFTAIAGNLPTAPALMGNTVVWKPTPSQQFAAHFTMRLFEAAGLPPGVINLVTGDGHAVSEVALTDPGFAGLHFTGSTATFKKLWRLIGDNLDSYRSYPRIVGETGGKDFIVVHPSANPAPLAAAFTRGAFEYQGQKCSAASRAYVPRSIWEGGLREELAELTRSISYGDVTDFSHFGGAVIDARAFAKHKAALDRAKATDTIEVLAGGGYDDSVGYFVEPTVLVCSDPGDEVFTTEYFGPIIAVHVYDDAKYSEILDVVDASSPYALTGAVFATDRSAIDQAHRKLRGAAGNFYVNDKPTGSIVSRQPFGGSRASGTNDKAGSLLNIQRWTSPRAIKETWDAPTSIGYPHMG; the protein is encoded by the coding sequence ATGGACGCCATCACCTCGGTCCCGGTTCCGTACAACGAGCCGGTCAAGGGCTACGCGCCCGGATCGCCGGAACGCGAGTCGCTGCAGAAGCGCGTCGCCGAGCTGGAGTCCGAGCAGGTCGAGCTGACCCAGACCATCGGCGGGGTGCAGCGCCTGGCCGGTGGCGACCGCTTCGACGTCGTCCAGCCGCACGACCACGCCCACGTGCTGGGCACCGCCGCGCAGGCCACCCGCGAGGACGTCGCCGCCGCGGTGCAGGCCGCCAAGGACGCCGCCCCGGCGTGGGCCGCGACCTCGTTCGACGAGCGCGCCGCCGTGCTGCTGCGCGCCGCCGACCTGCTGGCCGGCCCGTGGCGCGACACCATCAACGCCGCGACCATCCTGGGCCAGTCCAAGTCGGTGCAGCAGGCCGAGATCGACGCCGCCTGCGAGTTCATCGACTTCCTGCGGTTCAACGTGCACTACGCGCGGCAGATCATCGCCGAGCAGCCGCGGTCGGTCCCCGGCGAGTGGAACCGGATGGACTACCGCCCGCTGGACGGGTTCGTCACCGCGATCACGCCGTTCAACTTCACCGCCATCGCGGGCAACCTGCCCACCGCACCGGCGCTGATGGGCAACACCGTGGTGTGGAAGCCCACCCCGTCGCAGCAGTTCGCCGCGCACTTCACCATGCGGCTGTTCGAGGCCGCCGGCCTGCCGCCGGGCGTGATCAACCTGGTCACCGGCGACGGCCACGCCGTCTCCGAGGTCGCGCTGACCGACCCCGGTTTCGCCGGCCTGCACTTCACCGGTTCCACCGCCACCTTCAAGAAGCTGTGGCGCCTGATCGGTGACAACCTCGACTCCTACCGCAGCTACCCGCGCATCGTCGGGGAGACCGGCGGCAAGGACTTCATCGTCGTGCACCCCTCGGCGAACCCGGCGCCGCTGGCTGCGGCGTTCACCCGCGGTGCTTTCGAGTACCAGGGCCAGAAGTGCTCGGCGGCCTCCCGCGCCTACGTGCCGCGCTCCATCTGGGAGGGCGGCCTGCGCGAGGAGCTGGCGGAGCTGACCCGCAGCATCAGCTACGGCGACGTCACCGACTTCTCCCACTTCGGCGGCGCCGTCATCGACGCCCGCGCCTTCGCCAAGCACAAGGCGGCGCTGGACCGGGCCAAGGCCACCGACACCATCGAGGTCCTGGCAGGCGGCGGCTACGACGACTCGGTCGGCTACTTCGTCGAGCCCACCGTGCTGGTCTGCAGCGACCCGGGCGACGAGGTGTTCACCACCGAGTACTTCGGGCCGATCATCGCCGTGCACGTCTACGACGACGCCAAGTACTCGGAGATCCTCGACGTCGTCGACGCCTCCAGCCCCTACGCGCTGACCGGCGCGGTGTTCGCCACCGACCGCAGCGCGATCGACCAGGCGCACCGCAAGCTGCGCGGCGCGGCGGGCAACTTCTACGTCAACGACAAGCCCACCGGCTCGATCGTCTCCCGCCAGCCCTTCGGCGGCAGCCGCGCCTCGGGTACCAACGACAAGGCCGGCTCGCTGCTGAACATCCAGCGCTGGACCAGCCCGCGGGCCATCAAGGAGACCTGGGACGCCCCCACCTCCATCGGCTACCCCCACATGGGCTGA
- a CDS encoding PucR family transcriptional regulator gives MREVEVDAVGVAVAGVPLRQLLIAVGEPLVDVLAAPRGFDVEVRDVVIVDPEEESGSGRSGDFVLVIGARGRAAVRLVRAAAREGAVAVAVKVGAETDVRVLRDTAIDSGIALLGVRPEVRWERLESFARSAIDNARLTTDADVGEALGDLFSLAQTVAAMTDGIVSIEDTASRVLAYSRSDDEVDELRRLSILGRQGPEPYLAMLREWGVYQRLRAGEDVVRIDERPDLGIRRRMAVGIHAGAQPLGSIWVQESSRPLSERSERALLGAARVAALQLVRQRTEATAGPRFRENLLTGLLDGRIDAQSVADNIGADAAKPAVVVVFTLRPSEPNADRSELELQRAEMTSLISVHASAYRRSALVTTIGSRVYVLLPDLAERSAGASTLSLTREIVAAAKHHLRARVQVGVGSAVRTLDEVAESRTEADRILDAMTHDLHAEIATISDVRAQVVISELLTVLQSNERFRDARLTALQEHDAEHGTGLARSLLAYLEAFGDVRAASDRLHVHPNTLRYRVRRAGEITGVDLSNPSERLNAHLQLLLARRTRR, from the coding sequence GTGCGCGAAGTCGAGGTCGATGCGGTCGGCGTCGCCGTGGCCGGCGTGCCGTTGCGCCAGCTCCTCATCGCCGTCGGAGAACCCCTGGTCGACGTGCTCGCCGCGCCTCGCGGCTTCGACGTCGAGGTGCGCGACGTGGTCATTGTCGACCCGGAGGAGGAGTCCGGCAGCGGTCGCAGCGGCGACTTCGTGCTGGTGATCGGCGCCCGCGGGCGGGCTGCGGTGCGGCTGGTGCGGGCGGCCGCGCGCGAGGGCGCGGTGGCCGTCGCGGTGAAGGTGGGCGCCGAGACCGATGTGCGGGTGCTGCGTGACACCGCGATCGACAGCGGGATCGCGCTGCTCGGCGTCCGGCCGGAGGTGCGCTGGGAGCGTCTGGAGTCCTTTGCCCGCTCCGCGATCGACAACGCGCGACTGACCACCGACGCCGATGTGGGGGAGGCCCTCGGCGACCTGTTCTCGCTGGCCCAGACGGTGGCGGCGATGACGGACGGCATCGTCTCGATCGAGGACACCGCGAGCCGGGTGCTGGCCTACTCGCGCTCCGACGACGAGGTCGACGAGCTGCGCAGGCTGTCCATCCTGGGCCGCCAGGGCCCCGAGCCGTACCTGGCGATGCTCCGCGAGTGGGGCGTCTACCAGCGGCTGCGCGCGGGTGAGGACGTGGTCCGCATCGACGAGCGCCCGGACCTGGGCATCCGCCGCCGGATGGCGGTGGGCATCCACGCGGGAGCCCAGCCGCTGGGGTCGATCTGGGTGCAGGAGAGCAGCCGGCCGCTCTCGGAACGCTCGGAGCGGGCGCTGCTCGGCGCGGCACGAGTGGCGGCGCTGCAGCTCGTCCGGCAGCGCACGGAGGCCACGGCCGGCCCGCGCTTCCGCGAGAACCTGCTGACCGGCCTGCTCGACGGCCGCATCGACGCCCAGTCGGTGGCCGACAACATCGGCGCGGACGCGGCGAAACCGGCGGTGGTCGTGGTGTTCACGCTGCGCCCGTCGGAACCCAACGCGGACCGCTCCGAGCTGGAGCTGCAGCGCGCGGAGATGACCAGCCTGATCTCGGTGCACGCCTCGGCGTACCGGCGCAGCGCGCTGGTCACCACGATCGGCTCGCGCGTCTACGTGCTGCTACCGGACCTGGCGGAGCGCTCGGCCGGTGCCTCGACGCTGAGCCTGACGCGCGAGATCGTCGCGGCGGCCAAGCACCACCTGCGGGCCCGCGTGCAGGTGGGCGTGGGTTCGGCGGTGCGGACCCTGGACGAGGTGGCGGAATCTCGCACCGAAGCGGACCGGATCCTCGACGCGATGACGCACGACCTGCACGCGGAGATCGCGACGATCTCCGACGTCCGCGCCCAGGTGGTGATCAGCGAGCTCCTGACGGTCCTGCAGAGCAACGAGCGCTTCCGCGACGCCCGCCTGACGGCCCTCCAGGAGCACGACGCCGAACACGGCACGGGCCTGGCCCGATCCCTGCTGGCCTACCTGGAAGCCTTCGGCGACGTCCGAGCGGCCAGCGACCGCCTGCACGTCCACCCGAACACCCTCCGCTACCGGGTCCGCCGCGCGGGCGAGATCACCGGCGTAGACCTCTCCAACCCCTCAGAACGCCTCAACGCCCACCTCCAGCTCCTCCTGGCCCGCCGAACCCGCCGCTGA
- a CDS encoding alpha/beta fold hydrolase, whose product MRSTHWRLDQRVRVSGGDVATGVFGDGPPVVLVHGTPAWSYLWRDVVPLLAERFAVHVWDLLGFGDSRPDPGIAPSIARQARTLAELVEHWGLDSPSLVGHDIGGGTVIRAHLVERVPARHLALLDAAVIGPWNTPFTEHMQRHEQAYRTMPQHVFADIIAPRIRTAAHRMSDASAAAYLAPWAGEDGQQRWIDQVAAIGFEDTREAVADLHWITAPTLVLWGEHDEWLAPEVGDRLAAAIPGARRATVAGAGHFIAEDDPQGTAAELIRFFDGDR is encoded by the coding sequence ATGCGATCCACGCACTGGCGGCTCGACCAGCGGGTCCGCGTGTCCGGCGGCGACGTCGCCACCGGCGTCTTCGGCGACGGCCCGCCCGTGGTCCTGGTGCACGGCACGCCCGCCTGGTCCTACCTGTGGCGCGACGTCGTCCCGCTGCTGGCCGAGCGGTTCGCGGTGCACGTGTGGGATCTGCTCGGGTTCGGCGATTCCCGCCCCGATCCGGGGATCGCGCCGTCCATCGCACGGCAGGCGCGGACGCTGGCCGAGCTCGTCGAGCACTGGGGCCTGGACTCGCCCAGCCTCGTCGGCCACGACATCGGCGGCGGCACCGTGATCCGGGCCCACCTCGTCGAGCGAGTGCCCGCCCGCCACCTGGCGCTGCTGGACGCGGCGGTCATCGGACCGTGGAACACACCGTTCACCGAGCACATGCAGCGCCACGAGCAGGCCTACCGGACGATGCCGCAGCACGTCTTCGCCGACATCATCGCCCCGCGCATCCGCACTGCCGCGCACCGCATGTCCGACGCCTCCGCGGCGGCCTACCTCGCGCCGTGGGCGGGTGAGGACGGGCAGCAGCGGTGGATCGACCAGGTGGCGGCGATCGGCTTCGAGGACACCCGCGAGGCCGTCGCCGACCTCCACTGGATCACCGCGCCGACGCTCGTGCTGTGGGGCGAGCACGACGAATGGCTCGCTCCGGAGGTGGGCGATCGCCTCGCCGCCGCCATTCCCGGCGCCCGCCGGGCCACCGTTGCGGGTGCCGGGCACTTCATCGCCGAGGACGACCCGCAGGGCACCGCGGCCGAACTGATCCGCTTCTTCGACGGCGATCGGTAG
- a CDS encoding FtsX-like permease family protein, whose protein sequence is MLRLALPAARHRIAALLAIVCATLVGAALITCIGVIAESGLRSHTPAERLVGADIVVSAGQSYTPAGDLPIVLPERAGVPSDLTARLARLPGVTTAIGDVSFPAAVIDAEGVVVPAEDPRTAGHGWSSTFLLDAPHVSGAAPAGPGEVALDDDLATAAGVLPGDRVVISAAGQQGDYRVSAVITTPQQGGVFFADPTAAELAGGSGTVDLVALRTAPGATESVVDEVQDSLDASGLLVSTGSAIGDVEDLAATTAQSLLPLLAFSMAGTVLLIIGFIVGGASAVSVGAQRQDLALLRAIGALPRQIRRFAAAQATIVALPSTAVGLAAGYLLAEQFRRLLTSIGLIPSTLSLSISPLPAIGAGLLMVAVVQAAARCAAWRTSRLPATEAVTVSRSEPRTPSKFRTWAGILLIVGATAFSVTPLLIRSQLAAATTATAGIVAVVGLALVGPALVGWFSRALARKLPAGVSAPSWLAVANGRDYALRMAAASTTLAMAVVFTITYTFTQTTLMAATVGDVTESNRAQISISAPELGGVPDDLAAAVAAEPGVQAAVPVSSTTVLWPYQFAGETEVESTSAFVLTDAAPAVLDLDLRAGDLAELTGDTVAVDAGVAGSRDVSVGSEISLILGDGSEVNARVVATYARGLGFGPVVLSRDLVAGHASTGLDDSILIRTDGTDLTRQNLAAVTESRPGLVLNDSVAALGGTVGVSPELWMNIAVLAVLLGYLLLGITNKMVAATAQRRNELATLRLIGATARQILAMMRREAALICAVSVAAGLLLSIVPIVLLSIGFLDRPWPAGPAWLLPLIAVVVVVITFLAIELPTRRLLCTPPVEARTHPS, encoded by the coding sequence ATGCTGCGCCTGGCATTACCTGCAGCCCGCCACCGGATCGCCGCCCTACTGGCCATCGTGTGCGCCACGCTCGTCGGCGCGGCCCTCATCACCTGCATCGGGGTGATCGCCGAGTCCGGCCTGCGCTCGCACACTCCGGCCGAACGGCTCGTCGGCGCTGACATCGTCGTGTCGGCCGGCCAGTCCTACACGCCGGCCGGTGATCTGCCCATCGTGCTGCCGGAACGCGCTGGGGTGCCGTCCGACCTGACCGCTCGGCTGGCTCGGCTGCCCGGAGTCACGACCGCGATCGGTGACGTGAGCTTTCCCGCCGCGGTCATCGACGCCGAAGGCGTGGTGGTACCGGCGGAGGACCCGCGCACTGCCGGGCATGGCTGGTCCTCGACCTTCTTGTTGGATGCACCGCACGTCTCCGGTGCGGCTCCGGCCGGTCCTGGTGAGGTAGCCCTCGACGACGACCTCGCGACTGCGGCAGGTGTGTTGCCTGGTGACCGGGTCGTGATCAGCGCGGCCGGGCAGCAGGGCGACTATCGCGTCTCGGCTGTGATCACCACGCCACAGCAGGGTGGGGTCTTCTTCGCTGATCCCACCGCGGCGGAGCTTGCCGGTGGTAGCGGCACCGTCGACCTGGTAGCGCTGCGCACCGCGCCTGGCGCTACTGAATCGGTCGTTGACGAGGTGCAGGACTCCCTGGACGCGAGTGGGTTGCTGGTGTCCACCGGTTCGGCGATCGGTGACGTCGAGGATCTAGCCGCAACGACGGCCCAGTCCCTGCTCCCGCTGCTCGCGTTCTCGATGGCCGGAACCGTACTGCTGATCATCGGGTTCATCGTGGGTGGCGCATCTGCCGTGTCGGTCGGAGCCCAACGACAGGACCTCGCGCTGCTGCGCGCCATCGGGGCACTGCCCCGGCAGATTCGCAGATTCGCGGCCGCGCAGGCCACCATCGTCGCGCTTCCCAGCACGGCAGTTGGCCTCGCCGCCGGTTATCTACTGGCCGAGCAGTTCCGGCGGCTGCTCACCTCGATCGGTCTCATCCCGTCCACTTTGTCGCTGAGCATCAGCCCGTTGCCGGCGATCGGCGCGGGACTGCTCATGGTCGCCGTCGTGCAGGCGGCCGCCCGCTGTGCGGCGTGGCGAACGTCCCGCCTACCGGCTACCGAGGCGGTAACGGTGTCACGAAGCGAACCGCGTACTCCGTCGAAGTTCCGCACGTGGGCCGGGATCCTGCTAATCGTCGGTGCCACGGCGTTCTCGGTGACGCCGCTGTTGATCCGGTCGCAGCTCGCGGCCGCCACCACGGCGACCGCCGGGATCGTCGCGGTGGTCGGGCTCGCGCTGGTCGGCCCGGCTCTGGTCGGCTGGTTCAGCCGAGCTCTCGCGCGGAAACTGCCGGCGGGTGTCTCCGCGCCGAGCTGGCTCGCGGTGGCCAACGGCCGGGATTACGCGCTGCGGATGGCCGCAGCCAGCACCACCCTTGCCATGGCAGTGGTCTTCACGATTACCTACACCTTCACGCAGACAACCCTGATGGCGGCCACCGTCGGTGACGTGACCGAGAGCAACCGGGCGCAGATCAGCATTAGCGCCCCTGAGCTCGGTGGCGTACCTGATGATCTGGCCGCCGCCGTAGCGGCCGAACCCGGCGTGCAGGCCGCGGTCCCGGTCTCCAGCACCACGGTTCTGTGGCCCTATCAATTCGCTGGCGAAACCGAGGTCGAGAGCACCTCTGCGTTCGTCCTGACCGATGCCGCACCGGCGGTTCTCGATCTCGACCTGCGAGCCGGAGACCTCGCCGAGCTGACCGGCGACACCGTCGCCGTCGACGCCGGGGTAGCCGGATCGCGTGATGTGTCGGTGGGCAGCGAGATCAGCCTCATCCTCGGTGACGGTAGCGAGGTCAACGCTAGGGTCGTCGCCACCTACGCGCGTGGTCTCGGCTTTGGCCCCGTGGTGCTTTCCCGCGACCTCGTGGCCGGGCACGCCAGCACCGGACTGGACGACAGCATCCTGATCCGCACCGATGGCACAGACCTGACCAGGCAGAACCTCGCCGCCGTTACCGAATCCCGCCCTGGTCTGGTCCTCAATGATTCGGTTGCCGCACTCGGCGGTACGGTCGGCGTGAGCCCTGAGTTGTGGATGAACATCGCCGTACTGGCGGTGCTGCTCGGCTACCTCCTGCTCGGAATCACGAACAAGATGGTTGCCGCCACCGCCCAACGACGCAACGAACTCGCCACCCTGCGGCTGATCGGTGCCACCGCGCGGCAGATCCTGGCGATGATGCGGCGCGAAGCGGCACTGATCTGCGCGGTATCCGTGGCCGCCGGTCTACTGCTGTCGATTGTGCCCATCGTGTTGCTGTCCATCGGTTTCCTGGACCGACCATGGCCTGCGGGGCCAGCGTGGCTGCTACCGCTGATCGCGGTCGTGGTGGTGGTGATCACCTTCCTGGCCATCGAGCTGCCCACCCGGAGGTTGCTGTGCACACCCCCTGTCGAAGCTCGCACCCACCCGTCGTGA
- a CDS encoding proline dehydrogenase family protein: MLRSTLLAAARSQGVRRLVEANPLTKPVVKRFVAGTTPEDAVSATRALRDQGMHVTLDHLGEDTLDAQQADDTVRAYQRMLSVLKAEGLADRAEVSVKLSAVGQFLPTDGEKIALENARLICEAAADAGTTVTLDMEDHTTTDSTLGILRDLRVDFPWTGAVLQAYLHRTEQDCRDLATEGSRVRLCKGAYSEPASVAYQDKAEVDRSYVRCLKILMEGAGYPMVASHDPRMVSIATDLAARAGRDADSFEYQMLYGIRAEEQRRIAAEGGKLRVYVAYGDEWYGYFMRRLAERPANLVFFLRSLVTQS, translated from the coding sequence ATGCTGCGCAGCACCTTGCTGGCCGCCGCCCGTTCCCAGGGCGTGCGCCGTCTCGTCGAGGCCAACCCGCTGACCAAGCCGGTCGTCAAGCGGTTCGTCGCCGGGACCACCCCCGAGGACGCGGTCAGCGCCACCCGAGCGCTCCGCGACCAGGGCATGCACGTCACCCTCGACCACCTCGGCGAGGACACCCTCGACGCGCAGCAGGCCGATGACACCGTCCGCGCCTACCAGCGGATGCTCTCGGTGCTCAAGGCCGAGGGCCTGGCCGACCGGGCCGAGGTGTCGGTGAAGCTCTCCGCCGTCGGCCAGTTCCTGCCCACCGACGGCGAGAAGATCGCGCTGGAGAACGCCCGGCTGATCTGCGAGGCGGCGGCCGACGCGGGCACCACGGTCACCTTGGACATGGAGGACCACACCACCACCGACTCCACCCTGGGCATCCTCCGCGACTTGCGGGTGGACTTCCCGTGGACCGGCGCGGTGCTGCAGGCCTACCTGCACCGCACCGAGCAGGACTGCCGCGACCTGGCGACCGAGGGTTCGCGGGTGCGCCTGTGCAAGGGCGCCTACTCCGAGCCGGCTTCGGTGGCCTACCAGGACAAGGCCGAGGTGGACCGCTCCTACGTGCGCTGCCTCAAGATCCTGATGGAGGGCGCGGGCTACCCGATGGTGGCCAGCCACGACCCGCGGATGGTCTCGATCGCCACCGACCTGGCCGCGCGGGCCGGGCGCGACGCGGACAGCTTCGAGTACCAGATGCTGTACGGCATCCGCGCCGAGGAGCAGCGGCGGATCGCGGCCGAGGGCGGCAAGCTGCGCGTCTACGTGGCCTACGGCGACGAGTGGTACGGCTACTTCATGCGCCGTCTCGCCGAGCGCCCGGCGAACCTGGTGTTCTTCCTGCGCTCGCTGGTCACCCAGAGCTGA
- a CDS encoding thioesterase family protein — protein sequence MTPSYFERLDANRFKPTAHASGAWRSDEQHFSPLGGLLVHAIERSGERPGLQISRVSFDILGKIDLDEFEVRVETLRPGRTIELVEATAIIGGRPVVRARAWFLSAQDTSTVAGGAPEALPHPDTLEPWPMSSLWSGGFIASLEARTVGEPQPGRATAWMSTSYDLVAGEEVSALASYIALVDTANGIAVRQPPTEWMFPNVDLTIHLHRQPESGWTGLDTSVVFGSDGRGITTTVLHDTRGPVGRAEQMLTVRPLTQ from the coding sequence TTGACGCCCAGCTACTTCGAACGGCTCGACGCAAACCGGTTCAAGCCGACCGCCCACGCCAGCGGCGCGTGGCGCAGCGACGAGCAGCACTTCAGCCCGCTGGGCGGCCTGCTGGTGCACGCCATCGAGCGCTCCGGGGAGCGGCCGGGCCTGCAGATCAGCCGGGTGAGCTTCGACATCCTGGGCAAGATCGACCTCGACGAGTTCGAGGTGCGGGTGGAGACGTTGCGGCCGGGCCGCACCATCGAGCTGGTGGAGGCCACCGCGATCATCGGCGGGCGCCCGGTGGTCCGCGCCCGCGCCTGGTTCCTCTCGGCGCAGGACACCAGCACCGTCGCCGGCGGTGCGCCCGAGGCGCTGCCGCACCCGGACACGCTGGAGCCCTGGCCGATGAGCTCGCTGTGGTCGGGCGGGTTCATCGCCTCGCTGGAGGCTCGCACGGTCGGCGAGCCGCAGCCCGGACGTGCCACGGCGTGGATGTCCACCTCCTACGACCTCGTGGCGGGCGAGGAGGTCAGTGCGCTGGCGTCCTACATCGCGCTGGTCGACACCGCCAACGGCATCGCCGTGCGGCAGCCGCCGACCGAGTGGATGTTCCCGAACGTCGATCTGACGATCCACCTGCACCGCCAGCCGGAGAGCGGCTGGACCGGGCTGGACACCAGCGTCGTCTTCGGGAGCGACGGCCGGGGCATCACCACCACCGTCCTGCACGACACCCGCGGCCCGGTCGGCCGCGCGGAGCAGATGCTCACCGTCCGCCCGCTGACGCAGTGA
- a CDS encoding Pr6Pr family membrane protein, whose protein sequence is MGRPLAALFRIAVLVAAVTGVYLTSKDGFADSLVYFTIQSNVLVSVVFAWASWATVRGTGQPPAWLKGGTTLYITITGLVYNLVLADAPFQMGAGTSDFSDQLVHVITPVAAVVDWLLFDEHRRFRWAAAVAWLVYPVGYLVFALGRGTLLGTGYPYPFIDVDVIGYDGLALNLLIYGGAFWLLGLALVAVDRALPRNTAVPAPEPERIAA, encoded by the coding sequence ATGGGTAGGCCATTGGCAGCGCTGTTCCGGATCGCCGTGCTCGTCGCCGCTGTCACCGGGGTCTACCTGACCTCGAAGGACGGCTTCGCCGACTCGCTGGTGTACTTCACGATCCAGAGCAACGTGCTCGTCTCGGTCGTCTTCGCCTGGGCGTCGTGGGCGACGGTGCGCGGCACCGGGCAACCACCGGCCTGGCTGAAGGGCGGCACCACGCTCTACATCACCATCACCGGTCTGGTCTACAACCTGGTGCTCGCCGACGCGCCGTTCCAGATGGGCGCGGGCACCTCCGACTTCTCCGACCAGCTGGTGCACGTCATCACGCCGGTCGCCGCCGTCGTGGACTGGCTGCTGTTCGACGAGCACCGCCGGTTCCGCTGGGCCGCCGCGGTCGCCTGGCTGGTCTACCCGGTGGGCTACCTGGTGTTCGCGCTGGGCCGCGGCACCCTGCTGGGCACCGGTTACCCGTACCCGTTCATCGACGTCGACGTCATCGGCTACGACGGGCTCGCGCTGAACCTGCTGATCTACGGAGGCGCCTTCTGGCTCCTCGGCCTGGCGCTGGTGGCCGTCGACCGCGCCCTGCCCCGCAACACCGCCGTCCCGGCCCCGGAACCGGAACGCATCGCGGCCTGA